A portion of the Calothrix sp. 336/3 genome contains these proteins:
- the hisC gene encoding histidinol-phosphate transaminase gives MNQYFRPNIAAMASYVPGEQPKPGTQFIKLNSNENPYPPSPAAVAALQNITAEALRRYPQPFADDFRQAVSQVLGVPKDWVIVGNGSDELLNVLIRACVEPGGKVVYPTPTYVLYKTLAQLQGANFVEIPYGIDYQLPLDELIAAQGAVTFIASPNSPSGHVVPQKYLRELAGKLSGILVIDEAYVDFATENALDLVREFDNVIVIRTLSKGYSLAGLRLGFAIAHPQILDGLYKVKDSYNVDAIACAIATVAIQDQDYKNACVEKIKLSRAWLQQELENLGFQVRDSQTNFLLAQPPLGNAAYLYQELKKQGILIRYFPQPQLDDKLRITVGTEEQNQQLVAAFRRLCDGKD, from the coding sequence ATGAATCAATACTTTCGTCCAAATATTGCTGCCATGGCAAGTTATGTTCCAGGAGAGCAACCAAAACCTGGTACACAATTTATCAAACTCAACAGCAATGAGAACCCCTACCCCCCCTCTCCTGCTGCTGTTGCTGCCCTACAAAATATCACAGCAGAAGCTTTACGACGCTATCCTCAACCCTTTGCTGACGATTTTCGTCAAGCGGTAAGTCAGGTTTTAGGTGTACCTAAAGATTGGGTGATAGTTGGTAATGGTAGTGATGAATTACTTAATGTCTTGATTCGTGCTTGTGTGGAACCTGGGGGAAAGGTAGTTTATCCCACTCCAACCTACGTACTGTATAAAACTTTAGCACAATTGCAGGGGGCAAATTTTGTTGAAATTCCCTACGGTATAGACTATCAGTTGCCCTTAGATGAATTGATTGCCGCCCAGGGTGCTGTAACATTTATTGCCTCACCTAATAGTCCTTCCGGACATGTTGTTCCCCAGAAATATTTGCGAGAATTGGCAGGGAAATTATCCGGGATTCTGGTGATTGATGAAGCTTATGTGGATTTTGCCACGGAAAATGCTTTGGATTTAGTCAGGGAATTTGACAATGTCATTGTCATACGTACCCTTTCCAAGGGATATTCCCTCGCAGGATTGCGTTTAGGGTTTGCGATCGCCCACCCCCAAATCTTAGATGGACTATATAAGGTCAAAGATAGTTACAATGTAGACGCGATCGCCTGTGCTATTGCCACTGTTGCTATTCAAGATCAAGATTATAAAAATGCTTGCGTCGAGAAAATTAAACTATCACGCGCATGGTTACAGCAAGAATTAGAAAATCTCGGTTTTCAAGTTAGGGATTCCCAAACTAATTTTCTCCTAGCTCAACCTCCCCTAGGAAATGCTGCATACCTCTATCAGGAATTGAAAAAACAAGGGATTCTCATCCGTTACTTTCCCCAACCGCAATTAGATGATAAATTACGCATTACTGTCGGAACCGAGGAACAGAATCAGCAATTAGTGGCAGCTTTTCGACGTTTGTGTGATGGCAAAGATTAA
- a CDS encoding cytochrome P450, whose protein sequence is MALPNPAKIPTFIQIVRWFVSPLSLLEECAKNYGDIFTLSISPQLTPVVIVSNPIALQQILTGDSSGNFTAPGYQDATFGCLFGPFSLMSIDSTEHQRQRQLLTPAFHGDRMRSYAAEINNITEATMSSLETGASFSIRDVTQAISLRIIIKLVFGFYEDESAKQMENLLNQMLNNISSPGGAAMLYLRFLQKDWGNWSPWGKHIKFQQEIDNLLYSEIQERRKQADTSRTDILSLMMSAKDENGESMSDQELRDELFTLLIAGQETTATALAWSLYWIHKLPEVREKLLLEIDSLYENSSENLDINTINKLPYLNAVCCETLRIYPVGMQTFIRRVEKPSQICGYDLQPGTLLYGNIYLTHQRQDLYPEPQKFRPERFLEKQFSPYEFLPFGGGVRRCIGAAFALFEMKVVLVKILSTYSLVLVDDVDVKPKRRVLVTAPSSPINMLITDKRNR, encoded by the coding sequence ATGGCACTACCAAATCCTGCAAAAATCCCTACTTTCATCCAGATAGTACGTTGGTTTGTATCCCCCTTATCCCTACTAGAAGAATGTGCGAAAAACTACGGCGATATTTTTACTTTGTCTATTAGTCCCCAACTCACTCCAGTAGTAATTGTTAGCAATCCCATCGCTCTACAGCAGATATTAACAGGTGATTCCTCCGGGAATTTTACCGCGCCTGGTTACCAAGATGCCACATTTGGCTGCCTATTTGGACCCTTTTCTCTCATGTCCATAGACTCTACAGAGCATCAGCGTCAACGTCAACTACTCACACCTGCATTTCATGGCGACAGAATGCGTAGCTATGCAGCAGAGATAAATAATATTACAGAAGCAACAATGAGTAGCCTGGAAACAGGTGCATCCTTTTCCATCCGAGATGTTACCCAAGCTATTAGTTTGCGGATAATCATCAAGCTAGTGTTTGGATTTTACGAAGATGAAAGTGCAAAACAGATGGAAAATCTGCTCAATCAGATGCTAAATAACATCAGTTCTCCTGGTGGTGCAGCTATGCTTTATTTAAGGTTTTTACAAAAAGATTGGGGAAATTGGAGTCCTTGGGGAAAACATATAAAATTTCAACAGGAGATAGATAATTTACTATATTCAGAAATTCAAGAACGCAGGAAACAAGCAGATACATCGAGAACTGATATTTTGAGTTTGATGATGTCTGCTAAGGATGAAAACGGCGAATCGATGAGCGATCAAGAATTACGTGATGAATTGTTCACATTATTGATTGCAGGTCAAGAAACTACTGCAACAGCATTGGCTTGGTCTTTATACTGGATTCATAAATTACCAGAAGTTCGAGAGAAATTGCTCCTAGAAATTGATAGTTTATATGAAAATTCTTCCGAAAATCTTGATATTAATACTATAAATAAATTACCCTATTTGAATGCAGTTTGTTGTGAAACCCTACGAATTTATCCAGTGGGAATGCAAACTTTTATCCGCAGAGTCGAAAAGCCATCACAAATTTGTGGATATGATTTGCAGCCAGGTACTTTATTATATGGAAATATTTATTTAACCCATCAACGGCAAGACTTATACCCAGAGCCTCAAAAATTTCGCCCCGAACGTTTTTTAGAAAAGCAATTTTCCCCCTATGAATTTCTACCATTTGGTGGTGGTGTAAGGCGTTGTATTGGTGCCGCTTTTGCCTTATTTGAAATGAAGGTTGTACTTGTGAAAATACTATCTACATATTCCTTAGTTTTAGTAGATGATGTTGATGTGAAACCAAAGCGACGGGTTTTAGTAACTGCACCGTCATCTCCAATAAATATGTTGATTACTGATAAAAGAAATAGGTAG
- a CDS encoding NB-ARC domain-containing protein, producing MKQQKTRRNRGVILTLKGWDKFQLAKTQAEFEENGGSSFTLEELSDRTQLALHTISKIQGRTESVDRSSLQSAFAAFGLELCKTDYTQPSPRDDLEIRRANPQHDWQEAPDISIFYGRSQELLQLRQWILEQRCRLVALLGIGGIGKSTLAVKLGWQIQSEFEVVAWRSLQNAPPIEETLTSLLQFLLWSLRQEMVIPESFDSKLAKLMECLQSNRCLLILDNVETILSSDAEAGQYHPGYQGYGQLLKLVGEVPHQSCILITSREKPREMIPLEGDTTGVKALPLKGLNPTEGQELFKQKGEFTGTEQEWQLLVNHYGGNPLALKMVAAGTQELFNGRIASVLEYAEQGALIFEDIRDLLECQFQRLSAVEAEVIYWLAINREPVSIADLTEDVVTSASKLQLPQAIKSLLQRSLIEKSGEHFFLQPVVMEYTTQRFIEQVYQELVEENSVSLHLFLTHALIKATAKDYIRETQKQLIVQPLLERLLIELGGQLKLVQIFQNLLEKQKHQAAILTGYAGGNILNLLKHLQVNLQWYDLSNLHIRQADLQGLNLAGVNFQNTAFDNSIFAKSLKSLYSLALSADGKLLATSDTDGQIHLWQMADSKNLLTFKGHKGVVWTVAFSPDGKTLASGGHDGLIQLWDTQTGDCLKTLDQHTGIVWSVNFSPDGQTLASGSLDTSIRLWDIHLGKCIKILHGHTSAVCSVSFSPDGSILASGSQDCDIRLWDTSTSTYIKTLRDHVSNVRSVCFSPDGQTLASASRDYSVKLWDVSKGTCIKTFDGHKNEVWSVCFSSDGQTIATGSYDYSVRLWNIELGSCVKIFHGHTSEVYSVIFSLDGKNLVSAGKDSSVRMWDTSTGVCLRNLQGHSSGTLSVSINPVCTASSEGVNCMLATSSSDGLVRLWDVASGYCTQVLQGHVDWVWSVSFSPDGRILASGSDDKSIKLWDVISGDRMTNLYGHSGGVTSISFSPDGRTLASASRDKSVKLWDIHDHKCIKTFVAHTEPIWSVSFSPDGNILATGSDDYLIKLWDVSEGKSIATLSGHTNAVWSLSFSPDGKMLASGSVDHSIRLWDTSNFDCVKVLQGHTSTVWSVSFSADGSTLVSASSDQTIRLWDIQNFTCLKVLHTHSSGVCSVYFDSVGNILVHTSQDEGIKLWDVETLKCIKTLKVDRLYEKMNIRGTTGLTTAQRSALLALGAVDGVR from the coding sequence ATGAAACAGCAAAAAACTCGACGCAATCGAGGCGTGATACTAACACTCAAAGGCTGGGATAAATTTCAATTAGCGAAAACTCAAGCCGAGTTTGAAGAGAATGGGGGAAGCAGTTTTACTCTCGAGGAATTAAGCGATCGCACTCAGCTAGCATTGCATACTATATCAAAAATACAGGGACGCACCGAATCTGTAGATAGAAGTTCGTTGCAATCTGCCTTTGCTGCCTTTGGTTTAGAACTATGTAAAACCGATTATACCCAACCTAGTCCCCGTGATGATCTGGAAATCCGACGTGCAAACCCACAGCATGATTGGCAAGAAGCACCCGATATATCTATATTTTATGGTCGCAGTCAAGAACTATTGCAGCTACGACAATGGATATTAGAACAACGGTGTCGTTTAGTTGCACTACTTGGAATTGGTGGTATCGGTAAAAGCACATTAGCAGTTAAATTAGGGTGGCAAATCCAAAGCGAATTTGAGGTAGTGGCGTGGCGAAGTCTGCAAAATGCACCACCAATAGAAGAGACTTTAACCAGCCTACTGCAATTTCTACTGTGGTCACTGCGACAAGAAATGGTGATCCCCGAAAGTTTTGACAGTAAACTAGCAAAGCTGATGGAATGCTTGCAATCAAATCGATGTTTGTTGATATTAGACAACGTTGAAACAATTTTATCTAGTGATGCTGAAGCTGGGCAATATCATCCTGGTTACCAAGGATATGGGCAATTACTCAAACTTGTGGGAGAAGTACCCCACCAAAGTTGTATTTTGATCACTTCTAGAGAAAAACCCAGAGAAATGATCCCGTTAGAAGGAGACACAACAGGAGTAAAAGCTCTGCCATTAAAAGGATTAAATCCTACCGAGGGACAAGAATTATTTAAGCAAAAAGGCGAATTCACGGGTACAGAACAAGAATGGCAATTACTCGTCAATCATTATGGGGGTAATCCCCTCGCATTAAAAATGGTCGCAGCCGGAACTCAGGAGCTTTTCAATGGTAGAATCGCCTCTGTTTTGGAATATGCAGAACAAGGTGCGCTCATCTTCGAGGATATCCGCGACTTATTAGAATGTCAGTTTCAGCGTTTGTCAGCAGTCGAAGCAGAAGTAATCTATTGGCTAGCAATTAACCGAGAACCGGTATCCATCGCTGATTTAACAGAGGATGTAGTGACATCTGCTTCCAAACTTCAATTACCACAAGCAATCAAATCTTTATTACAACGGTCACTAATTGAGAAAAGTGGTGAGCATTTCTTTCTGCAACCAGTGGTAATGGAATATACCACACAGCGATTTATAGAGCAAGTTTATCAAGAATTAGTCGAAGAAAATTCTGTCAGTTTACACTTATTCCTCACCCATGCTTTGATTAAAGCAACAGCCAAAGACTACATCCGAGAAACACAAAAGCAATTAATTGTGCAACCCTTGCTGGAAAGGCTATTAATCGAATTAGGTGGTCAACTAAAACTTGTACAAATTTTCCAAAATTTACTAGAAAAGCAAAAACATCAGGCTGCAATATTAACAGGATATGCCGGGGGTAATATCCTCAACTTATTAAAGCATTTACAGGTAAATTTACAGTGGTACGATTTATCAAATTTGCACATTCGGCAAGCTGACTTACAGGGATTGAATTTAGCCGGGGTTAATTTCCAAAACACTGCCTTTGATAATTCTATATTTGCGAAAAGCTTGAAGAGCCTTTATTCACTTGCTTTGAGTGCAGATGGCAAATTGTTGGCTACGAGTGATACAGATGGACAAATTCATTTGTGGCAAATGGCAGATAGCAAAAACTTGTTGACATTTAAAGGGCATAAAGGTGTAGTTTGGACAGTTGCCTTTAGTCCAGATGGAAAAACCCTGGCAAGTGGTGGTCATGATGGATTAATTCAATTGTGGGATACACAAACAGGAGATTGTTTAAAAACTTTAGATCAACACACAGGTATTGTTTGGTCTGTCAACTTTAGTCCCGATGGTCAAACTCTCGCAAGTGGTAGCCTAGACACTTCAATTCGGTTATGGGATATCCATTTAGGTAAATGTATCAAAATATTGCATGGTCATACTAGTGCAGTGTGCTCGGTTAGCTTTAGTCCGGATGGTTCTATTCTGGCAAGCGGTAGTCAAGATTGCGACATTCGCTTGTGGGATACCAGCACAAGTACTTATATAAAAACTTTGCGAGATCATGTTAGCAATGTCCGCTCGGTTTGTTTTAGTCCAGATGGTCAAACTCTTGCCAGTGCTAGTCGTGACTACTCTGTTAAATTATGGGATGTGAGTAAAGGTACTTGCATCAAAACATTTGACGGTCATAAAAATGAAGTATGGTCAGTTTGCTTTAGTTCAGATGGTCAAACTATAGCGACAGGTAGTTATGACTATAGTGTCAGGTTGTGGAATATAGAGCTAGGAAGCTGCGTGAAAATTTTCCACGGACACACGAGTGAAGTGTACTCAGTCATTTTTAGTTTGGATGGTAAAAACTTAGTTAGTGCTGGCAAAGATTCCAGCGTGCGGATGTGGGATACAAGCACAGGTGTATGCCTGAGAAATTTACAAGGTCATTCCAGTGGAACGCTTTCGGTGAGTATTAACCCTGTATGCACAGCATCCTCGGAAGGGGTTAACTGTATGTTAGCAACAAGTAGTAGTGATGGTTTGGTTCGACTATGGGATGTTGCATCTGGGTACTGTACTCAAGTTTTACAAGGTCACGTAGATTGGGTATGGTCAGTTAGCTTTAGTCCAGATGGTCGAATCTTAGCAAGTGGCAGTGACGACAAAAGCATTAAACTGTGGGATGTTATTTCTGGCGATCGCATGACAAACTTGTATGGTCATAGCGGTGGAGTCACATCAATTAGCTTTAGTCCAGATGGTCGAACCTTGGCTAGTGCAAGTAGAGACAAGAGCGTGAAATTATGGGATATTCACGACCATAAATGTATAAAAACTTTCGTTGCTCACACAGAGCCAATCTGGTCAGTTAGCTTCAGTCCAGATGGTAATATTTTAGCTACAGGTAGTGATGATTACTTGATTAAGCTGTGGGATGTCTCTGAAGGGAAATCCATAGCAACTTTGTCTGGTCACACTAACGCAGTCTGGTCATTGAGTTTTAGTCCAGATGGGAAAATGCTGGCTAGTGGTAGTGTTGATCACTCAATTCGATTGTGGGATACCAGTAACTTTGATTGCGTAAAAGTGCTGCAAGGACATACTTCTACTGTCTGGTCAGTTAGTTTTAGCGCTGATGGTTCTACCTTAGTATCTGCTAGTTCCGATCAAACAATTCGCCTATGGGATATCCAGAACTTTACCTGTTTAAAAGTATTACATACTCATAGTAGTGGGGTATGTTCTGTTTACTTTGATTCTGTTGGTAATATCTTGGTTCATACTAGTCAAGATGAGGGAATTAAGCTTTGGGATGTGGAAACTCTTAAATGTATTAAAACCCTGAAGGTTGATCGGCTGTATGAAAAGATGAACATCAGGGGGACGACTGGGTTAACAACAGCACAGCGATCGGCTTTGTTAGCTTTGGGGGCTGTGGATGGTGTAAGGTAG
- a CDS encoding patatin-like phospholipase family protein: MKCTHPEFGLVLVGGGAKGAYQAGAVKRIAELGLKPNIIAGTSIGALNGAVLSSYLSFFDAAERLNQLWDDLAKANILRWNKDPHPIFDPKPIEQMLRKAVNAVELRRGIELWVTVFPSLNIPGLSSSLLINFARVASGVNAEWFRVRDFPDDETVYNLLLASAAIPLAFPCRNIDGQSYVDGGLKDNIPVKALTQRGCKNVIVIHLGYGTPWNRHDFPEQTIIEIRPEQPINQSDTPFIGSVKSLLDFSAERITELKQRGYEDAKHQITEIIQAFKQMKYLRDSYEDLIDDDLSNDPPL, encoded by the coding sequence ATGAAATGTACTCATCCCGAATTTGGGCTTGTACTGGTTGGCGGGGGTGCTAAAGGTGCGTATCAAGCAGGTGCTGTTAAACGTATCGCTGAATTAGGACTAAAACCAAACATTATTGCAGGAACTAGCATTGGCGCTCTTAATGGTGCTGTCCTGTCATCCTATCTCTCTTTTTTTGATGCTGCTGAACGGCTCAATCAACTCTGGGATGATCTTGCTAAAGCGAACATTTTACGCTGGAATAAAGATCCTCACCCCATTTTTGACCCCAAACCCATTGAGCAGATGTTACGCAAAGCAGTCAATGCTGTGGAACTACGACGCGGTATCGAGTTATGGGTAACAGTCTTTCCCTCATTAAACATTCCTGGTTTGAGTTCCAGCTTGTTAATTAACTTTGCTCGTGTTGCTTCAGGAGTGAATGCTGAGTGGTTTCGTGTGAGAGATTTTCCAGATGATGAAACAGTCTACAATTTACTTTTAGCCAGCGCAGCCATTCCCTTGGCTTTTCCTTGTCGGAATATTGATGGACAGTCTTACGTCGATGGAGGTTTGAAAGATAATATTCCAGTAAAAGCTTTGACACAACGTGGTTGCAAAAATGTAATAGTGATTCATTTGGGTTATGGAACGCCGTGGAATCGCCATGATTTTCCAGAACAAACCATTATTGAAATTAGACCAGAACAGCCAATAAATCAGTCAGATACACCATTTATTGGTTCAGTTAAGAGTTTACTAGACTTTAGTGCTGAACGCATAACTGAACTCAAACAGCGTGGCTACGAAGATGCTAAACATCAAATAACTGAAATTATCCAAGCTTTTAAGCAGATGAAATACCTGCGTGATTCTTATGAAGATTTGATTGATGATGATTTGAGCAACGACCCACCTCTGTAA
- a CDS encoding diguanylate cyclase regulator RdcB family protein, which translates to MLISNPEENNMPSSFILHLKHLQHRIPVVSDKALIDLVNGIQVSQHILRYRKDRGWLGKLIDKVDGSDHTRRLLLDGNLIAGQKALYNWVQELVENLRISNVALSGTRKSLLEARNAIRDLKETSQIQGEELLQLKYQLSMLAQQVSVYLHDLEARVRSLEVKVAANQDLDRIVTAWSAGQTYRLLPWTLQVALLVREVFSSSVVMYELETGDLKSYRELLVNKILANTKQLQPPSGCSLADLLDESWTEIKNNDDLELVTGLLEVHSIPRERLINTPHLFVIGTTLELATLPEEARPSQPGQSAIALCRAHIDDIYRTTDAKTFVDAVTQETANDCLLMIGNNFEK; encoded by the coding sequence ATGTTGATTTCAAACCCAGAAGAGAATAATATGCCAAGCTCTTTTATTCTTCATCTTAAACACCTTCAACATCGCATCCCTGTTGTATCAGATAAAGCCCTAATTGACTTAGTAAACGGCATTCAAGTCAGCCAACATATATTACGTTATCGCAAAGATCGGGGTTGGCTTGGAAAACTGATTGATAAAGTAGACGGTAGCGACCACACACGAAGGCTTCTGCTTGATGGTAATTTAATTGCAGGTCAAAAAGCACTATACAACTGGGTTCAAGAACTCGTTGAAAATCTTCGCATCAGTAACGTTGCTTTAAGTGGTACTCGAAAATCTCTTTTGGAAGCACGGAATGCAATTCGCGACCTCAAGGAAACATCGCAAATACAAGGTGAAGAACTACTTCAACTAAAATACCAACTATCTATGCTTGCTCAACAGGTGAGCGTATATCTCCACGATCTAGAAGCGCGGGTACGTAGCCTAGAGGTAAAAGTTGCTGCAAATCAAGACTTAGACAGGATTGTAACCGCTTGGTCAGCCGGGCAAACTTACAGGCTGCTACCTTGGACTTTGCAAGTTGCTTTACTAGTGCGAGAAGTTTTCAGCAGTTCTGTGGTGATGTATGAACTGGAAACTGGTGATCTAAAAAGTTATCGTGAATTGTTGGTAAATAAAATTCTTGCTAACACCAAACAACTACAACCTCCTAGTGGTTGCAGTCTGGCTGATTTGTTAGATGAGTCTTGGACAGAAATTAAAAATAATGATGACCTGGAATTAGTAACAGGATTGTTGGAAGTTCATTCTATTCCAAGGGAACGCTTAATAAATACGCCACACTTGTTTGTGATAGGTACAACATTGGAATTGGCGACACTTCCAGAAGAAGCTAGACCATCACAGCCCGGACAGAGTGCGATCGCTCTTTGCCGCGCTCATATTGACGATATTTACCGTACTACCGATGCAAAAACATTTGTTGATGCTGTCACACAAGAAACGGCAAATGATTGTCTATTGATGATCGGCAATAATTTTGAGAAATAA
- a CDS encoding dynamin family protein — protein MSQPNFKALKQDVLDLLKEVGTLMGRASKVMENDKTNNKYMEFQQLISNEAHNVRELELRMTIVAPMKAGKSTIVNAIAGQDILPSRNSAMTTLPTEVIFDHQVKQPTLILEPQIIEVFQDTLSSLREKIKIQKIEEVQQIICEYPHLTHILEKIKNSHGLKITAETQGRENIIDKLSGLNDIIRLCNNLDPQADPLLALKHAPKIKTPLPRFQDNSKNDEIGKLVIVDTPGPNEAGKNLKLKGVVEEQLRKSSIVLIVLDFTQLKTEAAEKVKKDVQTVIDIRGKENLYVLINKVDQRRKEDMTTEQLQQFVAAEFGIGGSKDVNRVFEISARRAFTATNFLIESHEMYHTELAKMKTVQTLMEEAYPLNWEDKIEETNLEELRDLAGQLLKKSKFDSFMDGAIDALIAKAAPRCIQSALKITGDSMTKLEADIHFRQKALNQEEDKLKDEIEAFETELKKLENFRQNIQNVETIKEELLQKISQQIDEIKNKAKYVINNAFTKESEKNKNHLEIMVQRFLPFISSSKQNNVLEFKEEYTAKLFAEQAIASTKEIIEPLLETELKSVEKSIETQRQNLAESLGREIKPIIQWARQRLRGLDLPDLTIEILLPMPDLYSRNSAISRDVVKGNVKTRDGGYETKVIEKRTWRHWLWVIPKKETIYVKQPDINENYYTVFLQEIVDKSNQFIENSIQEIQFKIANYVDDEFKQGVENFFDEFGGHLSDISQQFNNAYRDQKGMENKTRESLVAEFNSLISEVKKKNQEINQMLSRVPK, from the coding sequence ATGTCGCAGCCAAATTTTAAAGCATTGAAACAAGATGTACTTGACCTACTAAAAGAAGTTGGTACTCTTATGGGTCGTGCTAGTAAAGTTATGGAAAATGATAAAACTAACAACAAGTATATGGAGTTTCAACAGCTAATAAGTAATGAAGCACACAATGTAAGGGAACTTGAGTTGAGAATGACTATAGTTGCACCAATGAAAGCTGGTAAGTCTACGATTGTGAATGCGATCGCCGGACAGGATATTCTGCCTAGCCGCAATTCTGCAATGACAACCCTTCCTACTGAAGTTATTTTCGATCATCAAGTAAAGCAGCCAACTTTAATTTTAGAACCGCAAATTATAGAAGTATTTCAAGACACACTATCTTCTTTGAGGGAGAAAATTAAAATTCAAAAAATTGAGGAAGTACAACAAATAATTTGTGAATACCCTCATTTAACACATATTCTAGAAAAAATCAAAAATTCGCATGGATTAAAAATTACTGCTGAGACTCAAGGACGTGAGAATATCATAGATAAATTATCTGGTTTAAATGACATTATTCGTTTATGCAACAATCTAGATCCTCAAGCAGATCCACTGCTGGCGCTAAAACACGCACCGAAAATTAAAACTCCACTTCCTCGTTTTCAAGACAATTCTAAAAATGATGAGATTGGCAAGTTAGTTATAGTTGATACCCCAGGTCCAAATGAAGCTGGAAAAAATCTCAAACTCAAGGGAGTCGTTGAGGAGCAACTGAGGAAAAGTTCTATAGTATTAATAGTTTTGGATTTTACCCAATTAAAAACAGAAGCTGCCGAAAAAGTAAAAAAAGACGTTCAAACAGTCATAGATATCCGAGGTAAAGAGAACTTGTACGTTTTGATCAACAAAGTTGATCAGCGTCGCAAGGAAGATATGACAACAGAGCAGTTGCAGCAATTTGTAGCTGCTGAATTTGGCATTGGTGGCTCTAAAGATGTAAACCGAGTTTTTGAGATTTCAGCCAGACGAGCGTTTACCGCTACTAATTTTTTAATTGAATCACACGAAATGTATCATACTGAACTTGCTAAAATGAAAACTGTCCAAACTCTTATGGAAGAGGCATATCCTCTTAATTGGGAGGATAAAATTGAAGAAACAAATTTAGAAGAATTGCGAGATCTAGCTGGACAACTTTTAAAAAAGTCAAAATTTGACTCTTTTATGGATGGTGCCATCGATGCTCTTATAGCTAAAGCTGCTCCTCGTTGTATTCAGTCTGCTTTAAAAATTACTGGTGATTCAATGACAAAATTGGAAGCTGATATTCATTTTCGTCAAAAAGCACTCAATCAAGAAGAAGATAAATTAAAAGATGAAATAGAAGCATTTGAAACAGAACTTAAGAAATTGGAAAATTTTCGTCAAAATATCCAAAATGTAGAAACAATTAAAGAAGAATTGTTGCAAAAAATCAGTCAACAAATTGACGAAATTAAGAATAAAGCCAAGTATGTTATTAACAATGCTTTCACCAAAGAATCTGAGAAAAATAAAAATCATTTGGAAATCATGGTTCAAAGATTTCTTCCGTTTATTTCCTCGAGTAAGCAAAATAATGTGTTGGAATTTAAAGAGGAATATACTGCAAAATTGTTTGCAGAACAAGCGATTGCTTCAACTAAAGAAATTATAGAACCTTTATTAGAAACCGAACTAAAATCAGTAGAAAAGAGTATAGAGACTCAGCGTCAAAACTTGGCTGAGTCACTGGGAAGGGAAATTAAACCAATCATTCAATGGGCGCGTCAGCGTTTAAGAGGTTTAGATTTACCTGACTTAACTATAGAGATATTACTACCAATGCCCGATTTATATTCTCGAAATTCTGCAATTTCACGAGATGTTGTTAAAGGCAATGTTAAAACACGAGATGGGGGCTATGAAACAAAAGTTATTGAGAAAAGAACTTGGCGACACTGGCTATGGGTGATTCCGAAAAAAGAAACTATTTATGTCAAACAACCTGATATTAATGAAAATTACTATACTGTTTTCCTTCAAGAAATTGTCGATAAATCTAATCAATTTATTGAAAATAGTATTCAAGAAATTCAATTTAAAATTGCAAATTACGTAGACGATGAATTTAAACAGGGGGTAGAAAATTTTTTTGATGAATTTGGTGGACATTTAAGTGATATAAGTCAACAGTTTAACAACGCTTATAGAGATCAAAAAGGAATGGAAAATAAAACAAGAGAAAGCTTAGTAGCAGAGTTTAATTCATTAATATCAGAAGTGAAGAAAAAAAATCAAGAAATCAACCAGATGTTAAGTAGAGTTCCAAAATAA
- a CDS encoding cysteine peptidase family C39 domain-containing protein has protein sequence MKYYSVLQQSQKDCGAASLATVAKYYGRTFALKRVRDAADTGAQGTTLLGLRRGAELLGFHTRQVQATSEFLEKLDEVLLPTIIHWKCCHWVVFYGKKGNKYVISDPAVGIRYLTTKELIEGWSNGIMLLLLPDDSRFYEQLEVELIF, from the coding sequence ATGAAATACTACAGTGTATTGCAACAAAGTCAAAAAGATTGTGGTGCTGCAAGTCTGGCAACAGTTGCCAAATACTACGGACGTACTTTTGCCCTCAAGCGAGTGAGAGATGCAGCTGATACTGGAGCGCAAGGAACGACACTACTAGGTTTGAGACGAGGGGCAGAATTACTAGGATTTCATACTCGTCAAGTCCAAGCAACTTCAGAATTTCTGGAAAAATTAGATGAAGTTCTGCTACCAACTATTATTCACTGGAAATGTTGCCACTGGGTTGTATTCTACGGAAAAAAGGGAAACAAATATGTCATTTCTGACCCAGCCGTTGGTATCCGTTACCTCACGACTAAGGAGTTAATTGAGGGTTGGAGTAATGGGATTATGTTGTTGTTGCTCCCTGATGATAGCCGCTTTTATGAACAATTAGAAGTTGAGCTAATTTTCTAG